One genomic segment of Sphingobacteriales bacterium includes these proteins:
- a CDS encoding DinB family protein: protein MSTTPVAYTAKVNHSVLHKNIAQITAAESLQHLPAQIASLNWLLGHLVFSRIEILRDFNTNTDHLLPNEQFTTYQTLYDRGTTAYDHPADNYIDFETLKAQFDATQPLYLGVIEQLSATDEATIKNLGRMNFYNFHESYHIGQMGIIRKLLGHQGAIK, encoded by the coding sequence ATGTCCACTACCCCGGTAGCATACACAGCCAAAGTAAATCATAGTGTACTACATAAAAACATAGCGCAAATAACCGCCGCCGAAAGTTTACAGCACCTGCCAGCCCAAATTGCCAGCTTAAATTGGTTGTTGGGGCATTTGGTTTTTTCGCGGATCGAAATTTTGCGCGATTTTAATACCAATACCGACCATTTGCTGCCCAACGAGCAATTTACAACCTACCAAACCCTTTACGACCGCGGCACCACCGCTTACGACCACCCGGCTGATAACTATATTGATTTTGAAACCCTAAAAGCTCAGTTTGATGCCACGCAGCCCTTGTATTTGGGTGTAATTGAGCAATTAAGTGCAACCGACGAAGCAACAATCAAAAATTTAGGCCGGATGAATTTTTACAATTTTCACGAGTCGTACCACATTGGGCAAATGGGCATTATACGCAAATTATTAGGCCATCAAGGCGCTATAAAATAA
- a CDS encoding acyltransferase family protein has protein sequence MTDQERFYTPPSAELLHQLTKPLRAWFSPQYFGLENLDAAHPVMVVANHTIYGAFDFSLYFTKLYRKKGIVLRALGDHFHYQIPGWRNIVQQLGVVRGTPENCAELMQEGAFILVYPGGSREVFKRKGEQHQVIWKQRTGFVKLAIKYGYDIVPLAAYGPDFAYEIIKDSNDILNSFWGRLLNFSGLLNGPLKNGERLPPVVKGVGNTIIPRPEKFYFSFGQPITTSLYQNKNNNKEELSDEILFELRQQIIDSIETQMEILKQIRENDQQQVWWRKVLKKINS, from the coding sequence ATGACCGACCAAGAACGTTTTTACACGCCTCCTTCGGCAGAGTTATTACACCAGTTAACCAAGCCATTGCGCGCTTGGTTTTCGCCACAGTATTTTGGCCTTGAAAACCTCGATGCTGCGCATCCGGTAATGGTGGTAGCGAACCATACTATTTATGGGGCGTTCGATTTTAGTTTGTATTTTACCAAATTGTATCGGAAAAAAGGCATTGTTTTGAGGGCTTTGGGCGACCATTTTCATTATCAAATTCCCGGATGGCGAAATATAGTACAACAATTGGGGGTTGTGCGCGGAACGCCCGAAAACTGCGCCGAACTAATGCAGGAGGGTGCCTTTATTTTGGTTTATCCTGGCGGTAGCCGCGAGGTGTTTAAACGCAAAGGCGAGCAGCATCAGGTTATTTGGAAACAACGCACTGGTTTTGTAAAATTAGCTATAAAATATGGCTACGATATTGTACCTTTGGCTGCCTACGGTCCGGATTTTGCCTACGAAATCATTAAAGACAGCAACGATATTTTAAATTCGTTTTGGGGGCGATTGCTTAATTTTTCGGGCTTATTAAATGGTCCGCTAAAAAACGGTGAACGCTTGCCACCCGTAGTAAAAGGTGTTGGTAATACCATTATACCGCGCCCCGAAAAATTTTATTTTTCGTTTGGGCAGCCCATTACCACTTCGCTCTACCAAAATAAAAATAATAACAAAGAAGAACTTAGTGACGAAATTTTATTTGAACTAAGGCAACAAATAATTGACAGTATTGAAACACAGATGGAAATTCTAAAACAAATTCGCGAAAACGACCAGCAGCAAGTTTGGTGGCGCAAGGTGCTAAAGAAAATAAATTCGTAA
- a CDS encoding outer membrane beta-barrel protein: protein MNNIFSIRLFGLLVFVLLGLFLGSLTNFKAQAQPPATANKQSKITAKGLNKQLDTRERLIFELTHDRWQNTPDGVKTKWYNRGFNAFVLYDYALIGRNLSLGFGGGIANNNIYNNAKLVNLDTTAILVPISDSLYQYKKNKLATSWFEIPLELRFRTNPDKINKTFKIALGLRGGYLLDSKIKYKGEDLTNTAGTGDNVFIKTKRLPHISKYRLGYTARVGYANFNLFWYQSLTPLFKKGEGPDIIPFSIGFSFNSL, encoded by the coding sequence ATGAATAACATTTTTTCAATTCGACTGTTTGGTTTATTAGTATTTGTATTATTAGGATTATTTTTAGGTAGCCTTACAAATTTTAAAGCACAGGCGCAACCGCCAGCCACTGCTAACAAACAATCTAAAATTACGGCCAAGGGGCTAAACAAGCAACTCGACACCCGCGAACGCCTTATTTTTGAACTTACCCACGACCGTTGGCAAAACACCCCCGATGGGGTTAAAACAAAATGGTATAACCGGGGCTTTAACGCCTTTGTGCTATACGATTACGCCTTAATTGGCCGAAACCTTAGCTTAGGATTTGGCGGCGGCATTGCCAACAACAATATTTACAACAATGCGAAATTAGTAAATTTGGATACAACGGCTATATTAGTGCCAATCTCGGACTCGCTATACCAGTACAAAAAAAACAAACTGGCTACTTCGTGGTTCGAAATTCCCTTAGAACTTCGCTTCAGAACCAACCCCGACAAAATTAATAAAACCTTTAAAATTGCACTTGGTTTGCGCGGTGGATACTTATTAGACTCAAAAATTAAATACAAAGGCGAGGATTTAACCAACACTGCCGGCACCGGAGACAATGTTTTTATAAAAACCAAACGTTTGCCACATATTAGCAAATACCGGTTAGGTTATACCGCGCGTGTGGGCTACGCCAATTTTAATTTATTTTGGTATCAGTCGCTAACCCCATTGTTTAAAAAAGGCGAAGGCCCCGATATTATTCCTTTTTCAATAGGTTTTAGTTTTAACAGTTTGTAA
- a CDS encoding polyphosphate kinase: MINLNHISTKAPDHLDKDAIKEQTKNLQERMGELQELLFAEGKRGLLIVLQGLDGSGKSGAVKKVFDCVNPMGIRVKSFKVPSTEEKAHDFLWRVHAATPAKGMIQVFDRSHYEEVLITRVEGWVDDAKAAKRFEILNNFEQLLINEGTMVFKFYLHISKDEQQERFYDRLVDPQKHWKFGMEDLRKAQQWNDYIRVYNDCLTQCGPNLPWHIVPSDQNWYKEFYILNTLVTALEKLNLQYPPGEIDYENPEVKAIINKFDGKKKSK; encoded by the coding sequence ATGATTAACCTTAACCATATAAGCACTAAAGCCCCCGACCATTTAGATAAAGACGCCATTAAAGAGCAAACAAAAAACCTTCAAGAGCGCATGGGCGAACTGCAAGAACTGCTTTTTGCCGAAGGCAAACGCGGCTTACTAATTGTTTTACAAGGCTTAGACGGAAGCGGTAAAAGTGGCGCTGTAAAAAAAGTGTTCGACTGCGTAAACCCAATGGGCATTCGAGTAAAATCGTTTAAAGTGCCCAGCACCGAAGAAAAAGCCCACGATTTTTTATGGCGCGTACACGCCGCTACACCCGCCAAAGGTATGATTCAGGTGTTTGACCGCTCGCATTACGAAGAAGTGCTAATTACCCGCGTTGAAGGTTGGGTTGACGATGCAAAGGCCGCCAAACGCTTCGAAATTTTAAACAATTTTGAGCAACTTTTAATTAACGAGGGCACAATGGTATTTAAATTTTACTTGCATATATCAAAAGACGAACAACAAGAACGTTTTTACGACCGCCTTGTTGACCCCCAAAAACACTGGAAATTTGGGATGGAAGATTTGCGCAAAGCGCAACAGTGGAACGACTATATACGCGTGTATAACGACTGCCTTACCCAGTGTGGCCCCAATTTGCCCTGGCATATTGTTCCCTCAGACCAAAATTGGTACAAAGAGTTTTATATTTTAAACACCCTCGTTACTGCTTTAGAAAAACTGAACCTGCAATACCCGCCCGGAGAAATTGACTACGAAAATCCGGAAGTAAAAGCTATTATTAACAAATTTGACGGTAAGAAAAAATCAAAATAG
- a CDS encoding DUF4290 domain-containing protein, with protein MNNNKNNTISTTKPTEFLYNTDQKPLIFKEYGRSIVRLVEKALAIPDLNRRTAFVKYIVNMLLQMYPHLRGIENIKPRLLTDLYIISGYRLNIIADYEKPTEEERFTKPQRLKYPQNQVKRRHYGKYLPELIEQTINCDNPIKKAAMLRLVISFLKQAYKMWNKEIPNDDIVRTELDKLSDGQLHIGDQPISSRSSRKRSRKRAAAANKEVNYNTQHLSNVSSSGNKTAKMGKRKRFR; from the coding sequence ATGAATAACAACAAGAATAATACTATTTCCACTACAAAACCAACGGAATTTTTATACAATACCGACCAAAAACCCCTAATTTTTAAAGAATATGGTCGAAGTATTGTTCGTTTGGTTGAAAAAGCGTTAGCTATACCCGACCTTAACCGCCGCACAGCATTTGTAAAATATATTGTAAACATGCTGCTGCAAATGTACCCCCACTTGCGCGGTATTGAAAATATTAAACCCAGACTGCTAACCGACCTGTACATTATTTCCGGATACCGCCTAAATATTATTGCCGACTATGAAAAACCAACCGAAGAAGAACGTTTTACAAAACCTCAACGCCTTAAATATCCACAAAATCAGGTAAAACGCCGGCATTACGGTAAATACCTACCCGAACTAATTGAACAAACCATAAACTGCGACAACCCAATTAAAAAAGCTGCCATGTTGCGCCTGGTAATTAGCTTTTTGAAGCAGGCTTATAAAATGTGGAATAAAGAAATTCCTAACGACGATATAGTACGAACCGAGTTAGATAAACTTTCAGATGGGCAACTGCATATTGGCGACCAACCTATTAGCTCGCGCAGCAGCCGAAAACGAAGCCGAAAACGTGCTGCCGCTGCAAACAAAGAAGTTAACTACAACACCCAACACCTAAGCAATGTAAGCAGTAGTGGCAACAAAACAGCAAAAATGGGCAAACGCAAGCGGTTTAGGTAA
- the murA gene encoding UDP-N-acetylglucosamine 1-carboxyvinyltransferase — translation MQQAAFEVIGGKRLSGNIEVQGAKNEALEIISAVLLTDQPVTISNIPNILDVMHLIEILESIGVKTTRQTADTFVFQADNIDLDYLHSEAFKKQTGKLRGSAMILGPLLGRFKMAFLPRPGGDKIGRRRLDTHFLGLQALGAVFTYDDQTGAFNISTASKQGLVGAYILLEEASVTGTANVLMAAVLAQGLTTIFNAACEPYIQQLCKMLNLMGAKISGIGSNLLHIEGVQKLNGCQHRILPDMLEIGSFIGMAAITQSDIIIKNAYPHEFIPAINPFKKLGIEINFSGNDIHVPAQDSYEIQKFIDGSILTIYDHPWPGVNPDLLSILLVTATQAHGSVLIHQKMFESRLFFTDKLIDMGAQIILCDPHRAVVIGLERLMPLRGLPMSSPDIRAGIALLIAALSAKGKSVISNIDQIDRGYQQIDTRLQAIGAEIRRL, via the coding sequence ATGCAACAAGCAGCTTTTGAAGTAATAGGCGGCAAACGCCTATCCGGAAACATAGAGGTACAAGGCGCAAAAAACGAAGCTTTAGAAATTATATCGGCGGTATTGCTAACCGACCAACCCGTTACTATCTCAAATATTCCTAATATTTTAGATGTAATGCACCTAATTGAAATATTAGAAAGTATTGGTGTAAAAACAACCCGCCAAACTGCCGATACCTTTGTTTTTCAGGCCGATAATATTGATTTAGACTATTTACATTCGGAAGCATTTAAAAAACAAACCGGAAAACTGCGCGGCTCGGCTATGATTTTAGGCCCCTTGCTTGGCCGCTTTAAAATGGCCTTTTTACCCCGCCCAGGTGGCGATAAAATTGGCCGTCGCCGCCTCGATACGCACTTTTTAGGCTTGCAGGCATTGGGCGCTGTCTTTACTTATGATGACCAAACCGGCGCCTTTAATATCTCAACCGCCTCAAAACAGGGATTGGTGGGTGCCTATATTTTGCTTGAAGAAGCCTCTGTTACCGGAACCGCCAACGTGCTAATGGCTGCTGTATTGGCACAAGGGCTTACCACAATTTTTAATGCCGCCTGCGAACCGTACATCCAGCAACTTTGCAAAATGCTCAACCTTATGGGGGCAAAAATATCGGGAATTGGTTCAAACTTACTCCATATCGAAGGAGTGCAAAAATTAAACGGTTGCCAGCACCGCATATTGCCCGATATGCTCGAAATTGGCAGTTTTATTGGCATGGCAGCAATTACCCAATCCGATATTATTATTAAAAATGCCTACCCCCATGAATTTATACCCGCTATAAACCCCTTTAAAAAACTTGGTATCGAAATAAATTTTTCAGGAAACGATATACATGTCCCAGCCCAAGACAGCTACGAAATACAAAAATTTATTGACGGCTCAATACTAACCATCTACGACCACCCCTGGCCGGGCGTAAACCCCGACCTGCTTAGTATTTTGTTGGTAACAGCCACGCAGGCACACGGCAGTGTATTAATACACCAAAAAATGTTCGAAAGCAGGCTGTTTTTTACCGACAAACTAATTGATATGGGCGCTCAAATTATTTTATGCGACCCCCACCGAGCCGTTGTAATTGGCCTCGAGCGACTTATGCCTTTGCGCGGATTACCCATGTCCTCGCCCGATATTAGAGCAGGTATTGCCTTGTTAATTGCCGCACTATCGGCCAAAGGAAAAAGTGTAATTAGCAATATTGACCAAATTGACCGAGGCTATCAGCAAATTGATACCCGCCTCCAAGCAATTGGTGCCGAAATCAGGCGGCTTTAG